The Bacillota bacterium nucleotide sequence GCCAGGGAACCGGTTGGCCGGGAAAAGTGCCAGCCCGTTCCCATACCTGATGGGCGGCAGCGCTATAGCCGCTACTGGTGGAGAAAAAGTAGAGTTCTGCAGGCCGGTCGTCCTTCGCCACCACCTGGCCTTTGGTATTGTCAACCGCGGCCCTTGCCAGGGGATTGCCGCTGTTATTGTTATATACTTGATCCAGCACGCTGTCGATGGCGTGGGCACCTGTGTCTTGATAACGGGGGCTGACTATGCGTCCCGATGCGTAGGTGCGGGCAATAATTGCCTGCAACTCCAGCGCCTCAAGCCCGAATCCCATGGGCATTTCACTGGCAACTACCGTGTACAGATAGTCCTCCAGCGGCACCTCATTGACCACTAGCAAGGCGCCGTCCTTGTTAACAACCTCCAGCACACCGGGGTACACAGGTGTTTCCCCAGAAGCACGCTGGACGTTGGGCAAGCCAAGCGGAGAAGCAGAAATTAGCAGCAACCGGCCCTGGAACGTTTCACTGCCATCAGCATGATGAACAATCAATCCTGCTTCGCCAGCCGGGAGAAAGTGCACCGACCCCGGGGGCAGTTCAAACTCTCTACCGCTGACCGGCTCTTTAATTTGCCAGGGCTCACTGCCCAGAACAATCAACTCTTGATGCCTGATACTCCTGAAGTTATCTGTGCTGATATTGACCCGGATAGTGCTCAAATCCGGATCCGGCACCTCCAATGCCAACAGCTCTCCATTTAAACCATACAGGGTCACCGGCTCCATGCCCACCAGGGCGTCACTAATTCCATCGGGACCAAAAACAGTGAATCGCCAATCAAGGGGCAGCTTTCCCTTGCGCTGAAACTCCATATCGCCGGAAACTGCCAACAATTTGTCATCCGCCCAGGCGTCTAGTTCCCGGGAAAAGCCATACTCGCCATCGATTAGCAGGGCAAGCACTAGATTATCTGCAGCGCTTGGTGCATCAGTTTCTCCCCCCCGATGCAGCAAGCGGCCATTAGCTGCCCGACCGGGGACGCTTTCGACACCAGAGACATCAGTTACCGACCAAACTCCGTAGCCCCGGGTTATTTCCAAAACAATATCCGCCGACTCACCGGCATAGCTCAGGGCCACATCTGCCCAGGCCCGGGACAAACCGGTCAGCCGCAAATCAGTGATTGAATATTCTACGCCGGAAAACTCACCGAGAGCAGTCGCCAAAATGATGGGATTTTCGTTCCAATCACTCTCAATAGACCCCGCGACGGCAACATCCATAAAATCAATTGCCGCTGTTTCAGCCTGCCGTGCAAGCACATATCCGGCACCGCTTAGTGTCCCAACCAATACCAGAGCAACTATAACCAACACCAGCCAAGTTTTTCTCTTCACCGGCAAAACCTCACATTACCGGTCCCCGGGAGGTGGGGGGCCGGGGTATTGAAAATAATCACACTTTATTCTCCCGTTATACAATTTACGCTTTCGTTTGGCTTGTCGACCATAGAAACGCTCAAAACCCTCATGGGCAGTTAACACATAGATTGACCAGGTGTCCCATTGACTGGTTACCGCCCCCAGTTCTTTATAGAGACGTTCCACCTGTCGCCGCTCGTCGAGACGCTCACCGTAGGGTGGATTGGTAATCAGCACTCCGTATTTGGCAGAGGTAGAAAGCTCCCGTACCGCCCGACGTTGGAAATGGATTTTCTCACCCACACCGGCGTTATCGGCGTTCCGCCGGGCATGGCCCAAAACCCGGCCATCTATATCATAACCCTGGATTTGCATCGGTTTATCCTGCATCAAATCGCTTGCCTCGGCCCGAACCCGGGTCCAAAGCTTTTGTCCCAATTGCGGCCAATCTTCGGCGGCAAACCGCCTGGTCAGTCCCGGGGCGATATTGTCGCCAATCAGGGCCGCCTCAATCGGGATAGTGCCTGATCCGCAGAAGGGGTCAATCAGCAGACGTTTTGAACGCCAATAACTCAACTGAACAAGTGCGGCAGCCAGGGTTTCTTTGATCGGCGCCTCCCCGGCAGCCTGCCGGTAACCACGTTTATGTAAGCCAGCGCCGCTGGTGTCTATGGTGAGGGTAACACGGTCTTTTAACAGCGCAACTTCGATCTGGTACACGGGGCCATCTTCGCTAAACCACTGGGTTCCATAGGCCTTCTTTAGGCTTTCCACCACTGCCTTCTTAACAATTGACTGGCAATGGGGGACACTGTGCAACTGGGAGCGCACCGACTTCCCCTGCACCGGGAACTGGCTGTCCTTGCCTATCCATTCCGACCAGGGCAGTGACACAGTCTGATCAAAGAGTTCATCAAAGGTCCGGGCCTCGAACTCTGCCACTAACAACAAAACCCGTTCCGCGCTGCGCAGCCAAAGATTGGTCCGGGCAATGGCCTCAAGGTCCCCTTTAAACAAAACCCGCCCGTTTTCTACAATTGTGTCGGTATAACCCAGAGCTTGCAATTCTCTGGCCACCACAGCCTCCACGCCAAAGGCAGCGGTTGCAATTAACTGAATCTGTTCCATAATTCTTTCCTCCCAACACAATCTATTATACTGTCTGACAAAACAAAAAGGAAACCCTAGGGTTCCCTCATAAGCAGCAGTGTCGATTATTTTTATTCTTCACGAATGTCTTTCGCGACATACACCTTGAGATCAGCGTCTTGCGGTTTGGGGACTAAGAATAATTTGGTTTGGGCATCCCAGCGCTGTTGAACTGGATAAATCACCATCTGCGCGTCCCTGCGGTCGCGAACGATGCACGCTCGCATATCAGCCTCCCAGCTTTTGTCCACCATGAAAACCTTAACCGCCATCAAATATCCCACCTGTCGTGACAATCTTTGACCAGTATACCACATTGCCATGTCGAATATTGCTGAATTATATTAATTTTCCTTACTATTGAAGATTTTTTTCTAATATTGGGCCTCATTTGTTAAGATACATCTTTAAGCACCTCTTTACATTAGGCACATAGTATGATATAAGTAATATATGAACATATATTCATATGATAGGAGTGAACTCATTGACTGATTGCTGTGATACCACCTTTGTTCATCAGGAGGTTGTTCAATCAATACAACTCGACGGTCTGCCTGTAGGGCGGGTCGCCGATGTCTTCAAAGTCCTGGCCGACGAAACACGCCTGAAAATCGTTTACGTGCTCAATCTCCATGAGCTCTGCGTCTGCGACATTGCTGCGCTTTTGGGGAGCACCCAATCTAATATATCGCATCACCTCCGGGTGCTGCGTTCAGCCCGTTTGGTCAAACACCGACGGGACGGAAAAATGGTTTACTACAGCCTGGATGATGACCATGTGCGGAACATGATTCAGCAGGGCTTCGCCCATATCGCCCATCAAGACTGACAGGAGGCCTTTTGCATGAACGCTACACGCCAATCTACAATTGCGCTTCAAGGAATGGATTGTGCTGATTGCGCAGCCAAACTTGAAAAAAGTGTCAGAAAACTGGAAGGGGTTGTAAACGCCGATGTCAACCTCATTTCCTCAACGCTTACCGTCGACCATACCGGGGAGACGAAACCGATTAAAGCAATCGTGCGGCGTCAAGGTTACCTCCGCGAAACCGAGGACAACCGGTTTTTCACCAGGGGTCCGACTTTGGCCACAATCGGATCCGCGCTCCTCTTGGCTTTAGCATTAATTCTTCCCCAGTATACCCGTCACT carries:
- a CDS encoding winged helix-turn-helix transcriptional regulator; amino-acid sequence: MIGVNSLTDCCDTTFVHQEVVQSIQLDGLPVGRVADVFKVLADETRLKIVYVLNLHELCVCDIAALLGSTQSNISHHLRVLRSARLVKHRRDGKMVYYSLDDDHVRNMIQQGFAHIAHQD
- a CDS encoding class I SAM-dependent RNA methyltransferase gives rise to the protein MEQIQLIATAAFGVEAVVARELQALGYTDTIVENGRVLFKGDLEAIARTNLWLRSAERVLLLVAEFEARTFDELFDQTVSLPWSEWIGKDSQFPVQGKSVRSQLHSVPHCQSIVKKAVVESLKKAYGTQWFSEDGPVYQIEVALLKDRVTLTIDTSGAGLHKRGYRQAAGEAPIKETLAAALVQLSYWRSKRLLIDPFCGSGTIPIEAALIGDNIAPGLTRRFAAEDWPQLGQKLWTRVRAEASDLMQDKPMQIQGYDIDGRVLGHARRNADNAGVGEKIHFQRRAVRELSTSAKYGVLITNPPYGERLDERRQVERLYKELGAVTSQWDTWSIYVLTAHEGFERFYGRQAKRKRKLYNGRIKCDYFQYPGPPPPGDR
- a CDS encoding SpoIID/LytB domain-containing protein, which encodes MKRKTWLVLVIVALVLVGTLSGAGYVLARQAETAAIDFMDVAVAGSIESDWNENPIILATALGEFSGVEYSITDLRLTGLSRAWADVALSYAGESADIVLEITRGYGVWSVTDVSGVESVPGRAANGRLLHRGGETDAPSAADNLVLALLIDGEYGFSRELDAWADDKLLAVSGDMEFQRKGKLPLDWRFTVFGPDGISDALVGMEPVTLYGLNGELLALEVPDPDLSTIRVNISTDNFRSIRHQELIVLGSEPWQIKEPVSGREFELPPGSVHFLPAGEAGLIVHHADGSETFQGRLLLISASPLGLPNVQRASGETPVYPGVLEVVNKDGALLVVNEVPLEDYLYTVVASEMPMGFGLEALELQAIIARTYASGRIVSPRYQDTGAHAIDSVLDQVYNNNSGNPLARAAVDNTKGQVVAKDDRPAELYFFSTSSGYSAAAHQVWERAGTFPGQPVPWLTARPQYPGSVQNLSNERDFAQFIQSPPYGCYDRFSPWFRWQFTISVDQLTEVIVANLAQQHQENSALVLGLIDAEPVPVPVLPDDPLGELLDIRVAKRGDGGVLMALDIIGSRGSWRVLREYTIRHVLRPLGSSESPVLLQRQSGSSLENFNLLPSAFVYWERGETGEYYQFYGGGFGHGVGLSQYGARELVAQGWTQRQVLGHYFPGTELITLYD